In Brassica rapa cultivar Chiifu-401-42 chromosome A06, CAAS_Brap_v3.01, whole genome shotgun sequence, a single window of DNA contains:
- the LOC103874543 gene encoding glutathione synthetase, chloroplastic, translated as MESHKPMFQVENFDDEFVQKLVYDALVWCSLHGLVVGDKTYQKSGTVPGVGMTHAPISLLPTQFPESYWKQACEVAPIFNELVDRVSLDAQFIQDSLSRTKKADIFTSRLLDIHSKMLESNKKEDIRLGLHRSDYMLDEETKSLLQIEMNTISCSFPGFGRLVTELHQSLLRSHGDHLGLDSERVPKNTSNSQFADAMAKAWLEYNNPRAVVMIVVQPDERNMYDQHWLSSVLREKHSIVTIRKSLAEVETEGSVQEDGTLIVDGQEVSVVYYRSGYTPRDYPSESEWNARLLIEQSSAVKCPSIAYHLAGTKKIQQELAKPGVLERFMDNKDDVAKLRKCFAGLWSLDDPEIIKKAIEKPELFVMKPQREGGGNNIYGDDVRENLLRLQKEGEEENAAYILMQRIFPKVSNVFLVREGVYHRDQAISELGIYGAYLRNKERVIINEQSGYLMRTKVSSSDEGGVAAGFAVLDSIYLN; from the exons ATGGAATCACACAAACCCATGTTCCAAGTCGAAAACTTTGACGACGAGTTTGTCCAGAAACTGGTCTATGATGCTCTCGTTTGGTGTTCCCTTCACGGGCTCGTCGTTGGTGACAAAACTTATCAG AAATCAGGAACAGTTCCAGGGGTTGGTATGACGCACGCCCCGATTTCATTGCTGCCAACTCAGTTCCCAGAAAGTTACTGGAAGCAAGCTTGTGAAGTTGCTCCTATCTTCAATGAACTGGTTGATCGTGTCAGCTTGGATGCCCAATTCATACAGGACAGTCTCTCCAG AACGAAGAAAGCCGACATCTTTACATCTAGACTTCTTGACATTCACTCCAAGATGCTAGAAAGCAACAAGAAAGAG GACATTCGTTTGGGTTTACACCGGTCAGATTATATGCTAGACGAAGAAACAAAATCGCTTCTTCAGATAGAGATGAATACTATTTCCTGTTCCTTTCCAGGCTTTGGTCGTCTTGTTACCGAGCTACACCA GTCATTGCTTAGATCTCATGGGGATCATCTTGGCCTAGACTCTGAACGTGTACCCAAAAACACATCCAATAGCCAGTTTGCTGACGCAATGGCTAAAGCTTGGTTGGAGTACAACAACCCAAG AGCGGTAGTCATGATAGTTGTGCAGCCGGATGAACGCAACATGTACGATCAGCATTGGCTAAGCAGCGTACTGAGAGAAAA GCACAGTATTGTAACCATTAGGAAGAGTTTAGCAGAAGTCGAAACAGAAGGGAGTGTACAAGAGGATGGAACCCTTATTGT tgATGGCCAAGAAGTCTCGGTGGTTTATTACAGATCAGGCTATACTCCCAGAGATTATCCGTCTGAATCA GAATGGAATGCTAGGCTGCTTATAGAGCAGTCCTCAGCAGTTAAATGCCCCTCTATAGCTTATCACTTAGCTGGCACCAAGAAAATCCAGCAAGAACTTGCAAAACCAGGTGTTCTCGAGAG GTTTATGGATAACAAAGATGACGTTGCTAAGCTGAGGAAATGCTTTGCTGGACTTTGGAGCTTGGACGATCCAGAAATCATCAAGAAAGCAATTGAGAAACCTGAGTTGTTTGTTATGAAGCCTCAGAGAGAAGGAGGAG GTAACAACATCTATGGAGATGATGTGAGGGAAAATCTTCTGAGGTTGCAGAAAGAAGGAGAGGAAGAGAACGCTGCGTATATCCTAATGCAGAGGATATTCCCAAAAGTGTCAAATGTTTTCTTGGTGCGAGAAGGCGTTTACCACAGAGATCAAGCTATATCAGAACTTGGAATCTATGGTGCTTACCTCAG GAACAAGGAGAGAGTTATAATAAACGAGCAGAGCGGTTATCTGATGCGCACAAAGGTCTCGTCATCAGATGAAGGTGGTGTTGCGGCTGGTTTTGCCGTCTTGGACAGCATTTATTTGAATTGA
- the LOC103874545 gene encoding sugar transporter ERD6-like 17 isoform X1 — MMVVEEERSMEEGLLKLKNQNDTSHCRITACVILSTFVAVCGSFSFGVAVGYTSGAEIGIMQDMGLSIAEFSAFGSFSTLGAAVGALFSGKMAIMLGRRGTMWVSNILCITGWLSIAFAKDVLWLDFGRISSGIGIGLISYVVPVYIAEITPKHVRGTFTFSNQLLQNAGVSMVYFCGNFLDWRMMALLGALPCGIQAIGLFFVPESPRWLAKVGTEKGLENSLLRLRGRDADISHEASEIQLMTRMVESDSKSSFSDLFQRKYRHTLVVGIGLMLIQQFSGSAAVISYASTIFRKAGFSVAIGSTMLGLFMIPKAMIGLILVDKWGRRPLLLTSACGMSITCMLLGLAFALQKMQLLPELTPVFTFICVTLYIATYAIGVGGLPWVIMSEIFPINIKVTAGSLVTLASWSSSSIVTYAFNFLFEWSTQGTFYIFGAIGGGALLFIWLLVPETKGLSLEEIQISLTGQPDEISHM, encoded by the exons ATGATGGTGGTCGAAGAAGAAAGAAGTATGGAGGAAGGGCTTCTCAAGCTGAAGAACCAAAACGACACTTCACACTGTCGTATTACTGCCTGTGTTATCCTCAGCACTTTTGTCGCCGTATGCGGCTCCTTTTCCTTTGGTGTTGCG GTTGGTTATACTTCAGGTGCTGAGATAGGAATTATGCAAGACATGGGCCTTTCTATTGCAGAA TTTTCAGCATTTGGCTCATTCTCCACGTTGGGAGCTGCTGTCGGTGCGCTGTTCAGCGGTAAAATGGCGATCATGCTAGGAAGAAGAGGA ACAATGTGGGTGTCCAATATCCTCTGCATCACTGGTTGGCTATCCATCGCTTTCGCTAAG GATGTGTTGTGGCTGGACTTTGGAAGAATATCATCAGGGATAGGAATCGGCTTGATTAGCTATGTG GTACCTGTCTACATAGCCGAAATTACGCCAAAACATGTTCGCGGTACATTTACCTTTTCAAATCag CTTCTTCAAAACGCTGGAGTCTCCATGGTTTATTTCTGCGGGAATTTCTTGGACTGGAGGATGATGGCTTTACTAG GTGCTTTACCATGCGGCATTCAAGCAATCGGTTTATTCTTTGTACCAGAATCCCCAAGATGGCTG GCAAAAGTTGGTACGGAAAAAGGACTAGAAAATTCACTGCTTCGGCTTAGAGGGAGAGATGCTGATATTTCACATGAAGCTTCAGAGATTCAA cTTATGACCAGAATGGTAGAAAGTGATTCAAAGTCAAGCTTTTCTGATTTGTTCCAGAGAAAGTATAGACATACTCTCGTG GTAGGAATCGGGCTAATGTTAATTCAACAGTTCTCAGGAAGTGCTGCTGTAATCTCTTATGCAAGTACCATTTTTAGAAAAGCTG GGTTTTCGGTTGCCATTGGATCTACGATGTTAGGCCTATTCATG ATACCAAAAGCCATGATTGGTCTAATTCTTGTAGATAAATGGGGCAGACGGCCGCTCTTGTTG ACTTCTGCGTGTGGGATGAGCATAACTTGCATGCTTCTTGGACTCGCTTTCGCATTACAG AAAATGCAATTACTTCCAGAACTAACTCCAGTATTCACGTTTATATGCGTTACG CTGTATATTGCAACTTATGCAATAGGCGTGGGAGGTCTCCCTTGGGTAATTATGTCAGAG ATAtttccaataaatataaagGTAACAGCAGGGAGTTTAGTTACGTTAGCCTCATGGTCAAGTAGTTCCATCGTCACTTACGCTTTCAACTTTCTATTCGAATGGAGCACTCAAG gaaCATTTTACATATTCGGGGCTATCGGAGGAGGAGCGTTGCTCTTTATTTGGCTGCTCGTTCCGGAAACGAAAGGATTATCACTTGAAGAAATACAAATTTCGCTTACAGGTCAGCCCGATGAGATAAGCCATATGTAG
- the LOC103874545 gene encoding sugar transporter ERD6-like 17 isoform X2: protein MMVVEEERSMEEGLLKLKNQNDTSHCRITACVILSTFVAVCGSFSFGVAVGYTSGAEIGIMQDMGLSIAEFSAFGSFSTLGAAVGALFSGKMAIMLGRRGTMWVSNILCITGWLSIAFAKDVLWLDFGRISSGIGIGLISYVVPVYIAEITPKHVRGTFTFSNQLLQNAGVSMVYFCGNFLDWRMMALLGALPCGIQAIGLFFVPESPRWLAKVGTEKGLENSLLRLRGRDADISHEASEIQLMTRMVESDSKSSFSDLFQRKYRHTLVVGIGLMLIQQFSGSAAVISYASTIFRKAGFSVAIGSTMLGLFMIPKAMIGLILVDKWGRRPLLLTSACGMSITCMLLGLAFALQKMQLLPELTPVFTFICVTLYIATYAIGVGGLPWFHRHLRFQLSIRMEHSRNILHIRGYRRRSVALYLAARSGNERIIT, encoded by the exons ATGATGGTGGTCGAAGAAGAAAGAAGTATGGAGGAAGGGCTTCTCAAGCTGAAGAACCAAAACGACACTTCACACTGTCGTATTACTGCCTGTGTTATCCTCAGCACTTTTGTCGCCGTATGCGGCTCCTTTTCCTTTGGTGTTGCG GTTGGTTATACTTCAGGTGCTGAGATAGGAATTATGCAAGACATGGGCCTTTCTATTGCAGAA TTTTCAGCATTTGGCTCATTCTCCACGTTGGGAGCTGCTGTCGGTGCGCTGTTCAGCGGTAAAATGGCGATCATGCTAGGAAGAAGAGGA ACAATGTGGGTGTCCAATATCCTCTGCATCACTGGTTGGCTATCCATCGCTTTCGCTAAG GATGTGTTGTGGCTGGACTTTGGAAGAATATCATCAGGGATAGGAATCGGCTTGATTAGCTATGTG GTACCTGTCTACATAGCCGAAATTACGCCAAAACATGTTCGCGGTACATTTACCTTTTCAAATCag CTTCTTCAAAACGCTGGAGTCTCCATGGTTTATTTCTGCGGGAATTTCTTGGACTGGAGGATGATGGCTTTACTAG GTGCTTTACCATGCGGCATTCAAGCAATCGGTTTATTCTTTGTACCAGAATCCCCAAGATGGCTG GCAAAAGTTGGTACGGAAAAAGGACTAGAAAATTCACTGCTTCGGCTTAGAGGGAGAGATGCTGATATTTCACATGAAGCTTCAGAGATTCAA cTTATGACCAGAATGGTAGAAAGTGATTCAAAGTCAAGCTTTTCTGATTTGTTCCAGAGAAAGTATAGACATACTCTCGTG GTAGGAATCGGGCTAATGTTAATTCAACAGTTCTCAGGAAGTGCTGCTGTAATCTCTTATGCAAGTACCATTTTTAGAAAAGCTG GGTTTTCGGTTGCCATTGGATCTACGATGTTAGGCCTATTCATG ATACCAAAAGCCATGATTGGTCTAATTCTTGTAGATAAATGGGGCAGACGGCCGCTCTTGTTG ACTTCTGCGTGTGGGATGAGCATAACTTGCATGCTTCTTGGACTCGCTTTCGCATTACAG AAAATGCAATTACTTCCAGAACTAACTCCAGTATTCACGTTTATATGCGTTACG CTGTATATTGCAACTTATGCAATAGGCGTGGGAGGTCTCCCTTGG TTCCATCGTCACTTACGCTTTCAACTTTCTATTCGAATGGAGCACTCAAG gaaCATTTTACATATTCGGGGCTATCGGAGGAGGAGCGTTGCTCTTTATTTGGCTGCTCGTTCCGGAAACGAAAGGATTATCACTTGA